One Brockia lithotrophica DNA segment encodes these proteins:
- a CDS encoding Bona fide RidA/YjgF/TdcF/RutC subgroup has protein sequence MFVSGQIPLTPSGELVQGDIARETRQALENIRAILVGAGYRLEDVVKTTIYLTDLSSFGEVNEAYAAFFGDHRPARVTVGVAALPRGARVEIEAIAVRSSEGNAEKP, from the coding sequence TTGTTCGTTTCCGGGCAGATCCCCCTTACTCCTTCGGGCGAACTCGTCCAGGGGGACATCGCCCGAGAGACGAGGCAAGCTCTCGAGAACATCCGCGCGATTCTCGTGGGGGCTGGCTACCGCCTTGAAGACGTGGTGAAGACGACGATCTACCTCACGGACCTTTCCTCCTTCGGAGAGGTGAACGAGGCCTACGCGGCCTTTTTCGGCGACCACCGTCCGGCGCGCGTCACCGTAGGGGTGGCCGCCCTTCCCCGGGGAGCGCGGGTGGAAATCGAGGCGATTGCGGTCCGCTCTTCCGAGGGGAACGCGGAAAAGCCCTGA
- a CDS encoding PurR: transcription regulator associated with purine metabolism — protein sequence MAKEAKLRRSARLADLALRFLEEPGRAFSLGQLARTYGAAKSSLSEDLSILREVFLRAGIGTIETSPGAAGGARYVPGISRERAENFVRRLVEEVTRPERILPGGFVYLSDLLGRPDILRNVGRIVAATFASADVDVVLTVETKGIPIAYAASFALGKPVVIARRDGQITEGSLVTINYLSASSRSIRTMSLSRRAIVEGSRVLLVDDFLRGGGTIRGMQELVREFRAEGVGAFVFVEGPTVGERVVEGVASLVKVEEIDPDVRRIRAVPGSIFSRAFLPSSSWEGLLQSQGTGDLSPERDFQGG from the coding sequence GTGGCGAAAGAAGCGAAGCTCAGGCGGAGCGCGAGGCTGGCTGACCTCGCCTTGCGGTTTCTCGAAGAACCGGGGCGCGCGTTTTCTCTCGGGCAACTCGCCCGTACGTACGGCGCGGCGAAGTCTTCCCTGAGCGAGGATCTGTCGATCTTGCGCGAGGTCTTTCTCCGGGCAGGGATCGGGACGATCGAGACGTCCCCCGGGGCGGCTGGCGGAGCGCGGTACGTCCCGGGAATTTCTCGCGAACGGGCGGAGAATTTCGTGCGCCGGCTGGTGGAGGAGGTCACCCGGCCCGAACGAATTCTACCCGGGGGCTTTGTCTACCTTTCCGATCTCCTGGGGCGGCCGGACATTTTGCGCAACGTAGGGCGGATCGTCGCCGCGACCTTTGCATCTGCAGATGTCGACGTCGTCCTCACCGTGGAGACGAAGGGGATCCCCATCGCCTACGCCGCGTCTTTTGCCCTTGGGAAGCCGGTGGTGATCGCCCGGCGGGACGGCCAGATCACGGAAGGATCCCTCGTGACGATCAACTACCTTTCCGCCTCTTCCCGGAGCATCCGGACCATGTCCCTTTCGCGACGCGCGATTGTCGAAGGGTCGCGTGTGCTCCTCGTGGACGATTTTCTCCGCGGGGGAGGTACGATTCGCGGGATGCAGGAGCTCGTCCGCGAATTTCGCGCCGAAGGGGTTGGGGCCTTCGTCTTCGTGGAGGGGCCCACGGTGGGCGAGCGGGTGGTCGAGGGCGTAGCTTCTCTCGTCAAGGTGGAGGAAATCGACCCCGACGTGCGCAGGATTCGCGCGGTTCCGGGGAGCATCTTTTCCCGCGCTTTTTTGCCGAGTTCTTCCTGGGAGGGTCTTCTGCAGTCCCAAGGTACGGGGGATCTCTCCCCCGAGCGCGACTTCCAAGGAGGGTGA
- a CDS encoding 4-diphosphocytidyl-2-C-methyl-D-erythritol kinase, with protein sequence METLHLFAPAKVNLVLEVLGQRPDGYHEIASVFAPLDFGDAVTLTLLEEPVVRLHVRGYAVPAGEENLAVRAALLLGDRFGWKGGVRIDLEKRIPVEAGLGGGSSDAAAVLRGLNLLWGLGIPPEELAALGAELGSDVPYFLWDGFAWVGGRGERVEPFLPFGESPYRLLLVKPRASLATRDVFRQFRSRGGRYSDGGRARKLREALSAGDWEALPELAANDLEEAAKSLLPEIAEVRKRLEELGGRAAFLTGSGPTCVGLFRRGEELSRAREVLVREFPFVQEAAMVGRSLAGNTSLRK encoded by the coding sequence GTGGAAACGCTCCACCTCTTTGCGCCGGCAAAGGTGAACCTCGTCCTCGAGGTCCTCGGACAAAGGCCGGACGGCTACCACGAGATCGCTTCCGTTTTTGCCCCCCTCGACTTCGGCGATGCCGTGACACTTACCCTCCTCGAAGAACCGGTGGTCCGCCTGCACGTTCGGGGGTATGCGGTTCCCGCCGGCGAAGAAAACCTCGCCGTACGGGCGGCCCTTCTTCTCGGGGACCGCTTTGGGTGGAAGGGCGGCGTAAGGATCGACCTCGAGAAGCGGATTCCCGTGGAGGCCGGTCTGGGGGGAGGGTCGAGTGACGCCGCAGCCGTACTCAGGGGGCTGAACCTTCTTTGGGGGCTAGGGATCCCCCCGGAAGAGCTCGCCGCCCTGGGTGCGGAATTGGGGTCTGACGTTCCTTACTTCCTTTGGGACGGGTTTGCTTGGGTGGGGGGGCGCGGCGAGCGCGTAGAGCCGTTTCTCCCCTTCGGCGAAAGTCCTTATCGCCTCCTGCTCGTGAAACCTCGGGCCTCCCTGGCGACGCGAGACGTATTTCGCCAATTCCGCTCTCGTGGAGGCCGGTATTCGGATGGAGGCCGCGCGCGGAAGCTTCGGGAGGCCCTCAGCGCGGGCGATTGGGAAGCGCTTCCGGAGCTTGCCGCCAACGACCTCGAGGAGGCTGCGAAATCCCTCCTCCCCGAAATTGCCGAGGTGCGGAAACGGCTGGAGGAGCTCGGCGGCCGCGCGGCGTTCCTCACCGGATCCGGGCCTACCTGCGTAGGCCTTTTTCGAAGGGGGGAAGAGCTCTCCCGTGCCCGCGAGGTGCTCGTGCGAGAGTTCCCCTTTGTCCAAGAAGCGGCGATGGTGGGGCGATCCTTGGCGGGAAACACGAGCCTGAGGAAGTGA
- a CDS encoding small acid-soluble spore protein (alpha/beta-type SASP), whose product MGRRRGVMSEGFKQELAKELGFYDKVKDGDWGNVTTREAGLLVRRAIEKAEEQLRGRTGAPEGREGGTR is encoded by the coding sequence GTGGGCCGGCGGCGCGGGGTGATGTCGGAAGGGTTTAAACAAGAACTCGCCAAGGAGCTGGGCTTCTACGACAAGGTAAAGGACGGCGACTGGGGGAACGTCACGACGCGCGAGGCCGGGTTGCTCGTTCGCCGGGCCATCGAAAAGGCGGAAGAGCAACTTCGGGGGCGTACCGGGGCACCGGAGGGGCGCGAAGGTGGTACGCGCTAG